Genomic window (Kwoniella botswanensis chromosome 1, complete sequence):
tccttgatccttcgacCTCAACCTCCGAATCGAACAGTCCGATAAAAGATTTCGCTTATACTCTATCAAGATACGGTTCAGAAGTATACGTCTCATCCGTCAAGAAAGATAACGTGTTCGCTACTCAATTCCATCCCGAAAAATCTGGTCCAGCCGGATTAGACCTCTTACGAAGATGGTTGGAAGCTTCCCCTCAATCTTTGTCCGCCCCTTCTTCCACATTcgcatccacctcatccccAAGGACATGGCAACCTACCAACCCCAATCCCAGTACTCAACGAAAAGGAGGAAACGGTCTGACCAAGAGGATAGTAGCATGTTTGGATGTCCGATCCAATGATCAGGGTGATTTGGTAGTCACCAAAGGAGATCAATATGACGTTCGTGAAAAGTCCtcagaagatggtgataacAAAGTTCGAAATTTGGGTAAACCCGTTGAACTTTCTCAACGATATTATTTGGAAGGTGCAGACGAAATTGCTTTCCTCAACATTACTTCTTTCCGATCGAGTGCATTGCTGGATCAACCGATGTTGGATGTCGTTCGTAATGCCGCGGAGACAGTATTTGTTCCGTTGACAATTGGAGGTGGAATCAAAGATACGGTCGATCCTGATGGAACTCCCCGATCGGCCTTAGAAGTGGCCGGAGCGTACTTCAGATCTGGGGCTGATAAAGTATCTATCGGTTCTGAAGCTGTCATAGCTGTCGAACAGTTATtacaaagagagagagaaggcGTTGAACCGGTCCTAAGTGGGAAGACGGGTATTGAAACTATTTCAAGAGGATATGGTAATCAAGCTGTAGTAGTTTCCATTGACCCAAAAAGGGTATATGTCGATACGACCAATCCTAattggaaagaagaattccCAAAACATCACTTGGATTCACTGATCATTGGAGATGAAGCTACGTCTAGGACCGCTTCAGAGGAGAGAGGTAAAGCATGGTGGTATCAATGTACGATTTCTGGTGGAAGGGATGTAAGGGATATAGATGTTGTTCAATTAGCCAAAGGAGTCGAAAGGTTAGGTGCGGGTGAAATCTTGTTGAATTCAGTTGATAgggatggatcaggtaaaggATTCGATCTGGATTTAGTCA
Coding sequences:
- a CDS encoding imidazoleglycerol phosphate synthase, cyclase subunit; translation: MAQPVTDTILPIPQVDQPTGHPREHKPKLYILDYGAGNVRSLANSIKKLGYEFEWIEDDSDFDKAEKLIFPGVGAFSQAMESLRSSGRFDSLLKYIKSGKPYFGICIGMQVLFESSEETLPEPIKGLGVINHPIRKFSSQDESLPKGKKTVPHMGWNNTWKAWSTTSSASDDTPKVMLDGEDYYFVHSYAALLDPSTSTSESNSPIKDFAYTLSRYGSEVYVSSVKKDNVFATQFHPEKSGPAGLDLLRRWLEASPQSLSAPSSTFASTSSPRTWQPTNPNPSTQRKGGNGLTKRIVACLDVRSNDQGDLVVTKGDQYDVREKSSEDGDNKVRNLGKPVELSQRYYLEGADEIAFLNITSFRSSALLDQPMLDVVRNAAETVFVPLTIGGGIKDTVDPDGTPRSALEVAGAYFRSGADKVSIGSEAVIAVEQLLQREREGVEPVLSGKTGIETISRGYGNQAVVVSIDPKRVYVDTTNPNWKEEFPKHHLDSLIIGDEATSRTASEERGKAWWYQCTISGGRDVRDIDVVQLAKGVERLGAGEILLNSVDRDGSGKGFDLDLVNLVKNAVSIPVVSSSGAGSPDDFIEVFQKTETEAALAAGIFHRKEVGIDQVKERLEKEGLPVRRCGLDTI